TTATCAGTTGTATGATCTTGTCATTAATATAACTTGTATTAATACTATtcaataaagaagaagaaaagtcaACAAATGGATTAATATATCCTACCAATTCAaaactattatttataaattgttgtTCTTCTATTGATATATAACAATGATACATAATGTATTTAGTTTACTACTATACTTGTATCTTTAACTGATggtaatttcttttctttagtttaaactttttttttttcatttccattttgtttggtattcttcctttctttctgtatATTGAGTAAAAATGTTTCAATAAGAGTAAAACACTTAAAGATATCACACCTATACTCTGTGAACCACTTATACTGACTTCATAAAGTTGTTGGTTTCCACTAGGTCTATATACAGTGATGTTAGCAGAATATTGGAGACAATACAACGGAGAGGATCACTGTCACTATTACTGTTACAGTTTACAGATTGTCCATTAGGATAGATCCACTCTCCTCCAGACAAATTAGAATTAGGTAACACACTGAAGATGTGATATATAGGTACTTCCTGGTGTGATGTAATTATGATTGATGTAGAGCCATTAGGATAACAATCTCCATTGAACATCAGGTAGATACCTAGAACATTGTTAATAAATGATGTACTACATATCAAGTTACTTACCTGAGTCAGTTACTAATAACTTCACTCACATATAAATAGAATATATAGTAGCCAGTAGTAGTACAGACATCATCTTACTATCTGACATAACAAACCTTATCTCTATAGTTCAAGTTAGTACACACCCATCAGAATACCTGAATAAGCCTAGGGGTGGTTTTTGTTAGTATATTCACTATACAAGGAAATAATACACCTCTCTATGAATTTACTAAAACACAAATAGTCTGAATTATGTTATGATAAACATATTCAATAATGATACTCATTTTAGAacaacaagaaaataattttacccACAACTACTGTTGCAGTACATGTAACAAACAATTACAGAAACTAACAGTTAGACAATATGTATGGTAGTTGAGTAGTTATTATATCACAACACAATAATGTCATATTGAAACTATATACATAATAATGATATCAAAAAACACTCATTGTaattgttaacatttatttattgtgtataatatgtagcagtatcatcatcataattataatataagagAGTCATAAACTAAATTTCTTTGAAGTACAAAACATTTATGttaattgtttacattatttattgtgttcattgTGTAGCAAGCAGTTTTTACTAAGAAAGTCATAAATGCTaataaactaaatgtttttaaacaatttatcTTTTTAATTTCTAAATTCATAATCTAATATATTACtacacatttctttttttatttacaacattttcatgtttacttattaaataaattaaaccaGAACATGATGCtgcatattaaattataaaatataaaataacacgTAATTTTACAAGAGGCAATTATAAGAAGTTGCCACTTACTTATATCTTAATAATTGTATCACACATTAGTCTGAATATAACTATGGATAGTTATGCAAATTATCATCAGTATGCTGACTAtctgtttattattgtttaaattgaaATGACAGCTtgctattaaaacaataaatgtactCATTGTTATGATGGgagaaaaatgtataaccaattaaaaatatcattaataagaaaaaaagaaatcattaaatattgttacCAGCTTTtgataattacaataattattatgtgtatattgAGTCACACAACTAAGACATAGTGAAGTTAGCATATGTGGTGTTCATTGATAGATATATCTCAATGACATCATAAATGGAAGTATATTGTTCCTGTACAAGATAACATGAGATATCaatctattattaataaactacTCTATTATTACCAGTGTAGTCACAGCTCCCGGTTTTGTTCATTCTAATACCTTTGATCACTTGAAACACATCTATTACACCTTCTGTTTTACACTGTTCTAGAGCAATACTTACTGAACAGTATACTCCACAACGACTCACTGTGTCACTAGAGAGAGGAAGACAATAACTATTACTATGTGTACAGTCTATGTACCTGCAATGTACAAACTATTGGTCCTCCTCCAATCTTCTGTTGTCTTCTAATGACCTCTTCAATGACTTGGAGGATAGTTTGAGGTTTTTTGATATGTCCATCTTTAGGCCAATCTGTTACTTGAAAACTGTACAACATTCATTGGTCACTTTGTTTGTGCGCTGAAACATAATAATCCTCTCAATATATATCCATTATGTACATTCTCAGAATTTGTCTCAACAAAATACTCTCCAATTTAAGTACATCAGAACTTGACCAATATTGATAACAAGACTCCTATGTTATATAAACTTAATAATGTTTGGTTATTATAAATTACCTCTCCATTCTCTTCTAATTCACATAACATCACAATAGCACACACTTTATAATCCATTATCATCTTCCAAAGTCTCTGCTAGTGTTCTCTGTTGGACTCTGAGCTATAATGAATGCTTTCTTTTCATGATAACCCTATGAGATAACACAGTAAAGATAATATGTGGGTGACCATgaactaacatttaaaaaagatgcATGAACATAACCATGTGCCTCACGAAGTGTAACAAGGAATCTCTcagctttaaataaataataagtacATATAAAGATATGATTAGGTAAATAATATTCTCACGTGGTAAATACTCATTGGAACGGTTCTTGTCACTATAAGTTCTTGCTGTAGTACAATAAACATCATCAGGATTAGGAGTCACTTGATACAAAAAATTGAATTGTGACTCAAGACCTGTCTGGTGTGTTCTGGAATCATACTCTTTAAGTTTCTGTAGTTCAGACTGATAGTTGTCTGTTGGAATCTCTGTCTCTCCACAAATTACTCTTTCTAGTACACATcatgaataaaaacatattgatCCTATGAATggtatattattgtattaaaaacatatgGTGACTTACTGCTGTCTGGACCATCTTCATTCTCTGTTCTCTAAGTCTATTGATAATACCAGCAATATCTACTACTCTCTCTTTACTAGCTTGTTCCAGAGCTATATCCACAGCAATAAATGTACCAGTACGACCTACACCAGCACTGCAGTGGACTAAGATGGGACCTTTAGATGGACACCATGTATTAGTCACTCGTTTGTGAAGTTCATTAGAGGGGTAGCATAGTCAGGTACTCCATGATCAGGCCAGGAAGTAAGATgatattgtgttatattatgAGTCACGTTGGATCCATCTTCTATCTAATATTAGTGAACATACAATCTAGTATTCTCTTAAGATCATTTTAACCTTTACATTCAGACTTCGAATAACAAAATCTGGTAAAAAACCTGTTCATCCACTAATGTGACAATAAAAGGTCCAAAAGTAGTTGGTTCCATATACGACTCAGGCCAATATTGTTCACATTTAGTCTTAGATCCCTCCTTAAGATTGGTTACCATGATGATGGTATTGGGTCGCTCTTGCCAGACTAGACTCCagaaatcaattaatgttttcttcAGTGGTCCTgtaaaaattttattattattaattgttttatattagaTGATAATGTTATTAATACTTACCTTGTGCAGCTATAAACTTCTTGGAATGTCCATAACCCTATAAGGaagacaatataaaaattagtaaTATACAGATAGTTTGTAGTTATGATAAAGTACATTATTAAAGTGTATAATAGGACTCTTTGTCAACATACATCAACATAGCTTGCATTAACATAATCTAAGCATGTTTTTCAAACTTAGGACCAGTTTGGAGTAAAATTCTATTTTCATCATCTGTATTGACATTGAAAGTcatatatcaatattattatataataaagtacGTACAAggtgttatgtttttaaatcgaTTATAAGGTTTGTTCATATCACTAAAACCTACAGTACATGGCTTGTCTTCTCCTGTGTACAGTGCCTAAATATAGAATAACAGTTATCTAGTTTATAACATCACTCCTTACTTTATATTGTTCACTAAAAGCTGCATTACCATCACTATGACAACTGGCTACATGAGTACCAAGATCATCAAGTGATATAGGGAGAGTAGGAGGGATCTGATGATCAAAGGGACATGGAGAAGGAGGGGTAGCATAGACAGGAGAGGAACCCTTTTTCTGTCACATTAGCATATGTTGGTTCACTAGTTATGACTGCATACTCATCATCGTGGTATGTGAATTCTTCATATTTGCCATTGCTTCATACTCTATAATAGTTAATgacaatattgtatataataattaatgtatatgtatagaaGATTATTACCTGTGTTCAGTTGATTGTACTTTCTTTTCTAAGAGTGGAAAATCATTTTGTTGTCTGCTCTTTCTTAAAATCAGCtaatctttttttgtttttgttgagaaTGTCTCCTTTATAATAACtcaaattaatgttaatataatatcTGTTTCTTACCTTAAAatatagtagtaatattagtatattagtaTTACAAATAGTACTACAAGTATAGCAGCAATAACTCCTCCTACTATTCCAGTATTAATatctaataataaatgtatattaaaaataaatcatatgATAAATATCTGATTACTATTCTGTGTGTAGATGTTGATGGTGTTAAAACAATTGATGATGTTGGTAATAATGAATGGAGTGTTGGTGCAGCTGATGAAGATACTACTGAATGAAGtgttaaatagaaatttaatttactaattaCATATTGTGGATGGCTCCGATAGTGTTATATTAGCAGTTACTGTAATCATTGTAACACTGATACCAGCAGCTAGTCCAGATGTTGATGTAGTAACTGTTTAGAAtagatattaaataaattaaaattaaactagtatatatttatataatattattataaactaaCTTGTTGATGGTTCAGGTAGTGTTTTATTAATAGTTACTGTCCATACTCCATAAACATTAATAGTGTAACCACGTACACCAAACAGATAACAGGTGTTTACCTATCAGATCACTTATATTACTTTGAACTTGTTGTATTTGATTCATTTAAAGTTGTATCGATCTTATAACATCATTTTCTCCAAAAGTACAGTTTTCAGATTGTACTATTCCAAACCCAATCTCATAGTGGTGTATGTAATACTCCTTAGGTATGTAGTCTGGTAGACTCCATGATATTAAGACCCATGTTACATCAAATATATGTGATAGACTAACATGACCTGGTACTGTAATATACAGAGATATgattatattatttgaatactcATATTAAACTAACCATTTCAATTTCAAAGCTCACAGGTTCACTAAAAGGACCCATTCCCAGGTCATTTATTCCAGCTACACTTATACTTGTAGACTTTACCTAACACCAGATCGCTTGTTAGTATGTAGACTGTAGTACTACTGATATTAAAACTCAATATTCATCTCTACTTATTAGGATAACATAACTAGTGATATGTCCATTACGTTGATAACAATCTATTTCATTCCAGGATATATTATAAAGTGATATGTTGACAGGTTCTATGACATGAGGTAGGAGGTCCAGTTGGAGCTATGGAAACAAGTATAAACAGGAAAAGAAGATTACTTTATAATTACTGTCATTTGTGTtacattatttaatgttattggACTAGACTCTCCTAGTATATACCAGCTCTCACTGTGATGGTATAGTCATACCACTGAACAATTCTCTTAATATATAACTAATGAAGTTTGTAGTAAAATTGATGAGGAGTAACAGAGCCCAATGTCACATTTTACTGATGATAGCCCAGGACAAGATGGACTATAGGAAATGTCGTAGTATGTTACATAGTTACCATCTTCACTATGGGGACTAGTCCAATTCACTCTAATGATAGTGGTTGAGACATCAATCACTAACAGATTAGTTACTGGTGTAGGAACTAGACAATCAAATAAAGTCACATTGTCTTTATACAAATATCAACTCACCATCAAACCTTAACAATCTTTGTGTACTATTAATTGATGGAAGATCTTTATATGAGATACACATTGATCTCATAATATCTACTTAATGTTAGTCCATTGATTACAACTTCATCTTCTCTAGtagataatattttgttggtatCTTACTCAGTAGTAGAGTTAATGACAATCACATATCCATTAGTCTGTGATGACATAGTCCAGTTGACTTTGATACTAGtcttcatttaaaatatatgccATTACATTAGATGGAGGACCACTGGGAGCTAGAAACCAGTAAAACTTAGTTAAGATGAATGACTAAATTTCACATACCTTGTAATATCACAGTGTCACTGTAGTTCACTCCTTTATATATTGCTATACAGGTAACATTAACTGACACTCTCATTGGATCAGGAGATATACCAGTAATGTGTTGTTGTATATGAGGAGATCAGAATCAATTAATGTATACATTGAGTTGTACTTCATCACTCCATTCACTAAACAGTAAACATCAGTAGTAACATTGACAGTAGTTGTAATACAAGCAATATGATATTGAGTGTTTTGAAGTTTAGTATGGATGACAAATGGTCCAATTGATTGATGAAATAactaagaaaaataatttataccAACCAATAGATTATTATAAACTAACTTGTTGATGGTTCAGTTAGTGTTTTATTAATAGTTACTGTCCATAGTCCATAACCATTAACAGTGTAACCACGTACACCAAACAGATAACAGCTGTTACTATCAGATCACTTATATTACTTGAACTTGTTGTATTTGATTCATTTAAAGTTGTATTGaatctgatgatgtcatttctCCCGAAACTTACAGTTCTCAGACTGCACTATCCCATAACCAATTTCATAGTGTGTAATGTGTAATACTCCTTAGGTATGTAGTCTGGTAGACTCCATGATATTAAGACCCATGTTACATCAAATATATGTGATAGACTAACATGACTGGTACTGTAATATACagaaatatgattattattatttgaataccgCATATTAAACTAACCATTTCCAATTTCAAAACTCACAGGTTTACTAAAAGGACCCATTCCCATGTCATTTATTCCAGCTACACTTATATTGTAGACTTTACCTAGCACCAGATTACTTGTTAGTATGTAGACTGTAGTACTACTGATATTAAACTCAAATTCATATTACTTATTAGGATACATAACTAATGATATGTCCATTACGTGATAACAATCTATTTGATTCCAGGATATATTATAAAGTGATATGGTGACAGGTTTCTACTGACAATGGGTAGGAGGTCCTTAGGAGCTATGGAAACAGGTTTAAACAGGAAAAAAGATAGATTTTTACTACCTGTCATTTGTGTTACGTTATTTAATGTTATTGGACTAGACTCTCCTAGTATATTACAGTTCTCACTGTGATGGTATAGTTCATACCACTGAACAATTCTCTTAATCTATAACTGAATGTTGTAGTAAATTGATGAGGAGTAACAGAGACCATGTCACCATTTACTGATGATAGCTCAGGACAAGATGGACTATAGGAAATGTCGTAGTATGTTACATAGTTACCATCTTCACTACTGGGACTAGTCCCATTCActctaatagtagtagttgagaTATCACTCACTGACAGACTAGTTACTGGTGTAGGAACTAGACAATCAAATAAAAGTCACATTgtctttatatacaaatatcaacTCACCATCAACCTTTAACAATCTTTGTCTACTATTAATTGAAGGAAGATCTTTATATGAGTACACACACTGATCTCATAATATTACCCAATGTTAGTCCATTGATTAAAACTTCATCTTCTCTAGTAGATATATTTCATTGGTATCTACTCCAGTAGTAGAGTTAATGACAATCACATACCAGTAGTCTGTGATGACATAGTCCAGTTGACTATGATACTagtcttatttaaaatatataccatCACATTAGATGGAGGACCACTGGGAACTAGAAAACGGTAACCTAGTTAAGATGAACAACTAAATTCACATaacttttgtaaatatgacAGTGTCACTGTAGTTCACTCCTTTATACATTGCTATACAGGTAACATTAACTGACACTCCCAGTGGATaggatataccagtagtgtgtTGGTGTATATGAGGAGATTAGAAATCAATTAATGTATACATTGAGTTGTACTTCATCATTCCATTCACTAACCAGTAAACACAGTAGTAACATTGACAGTAGTTGTTATACAGCTAACAGTGTTTTGAAGTGCAGTAGTTAACAAATTCCAACTGATAGATGATATACCTATAGTcataaattattgaaatataataatacatcaaAATCTATACCCTGTAGTTAGATTTATATTAGTTGTTATACTGATTACATTACTAGCCGGTCCCAGTATATCTTGAAGGGCCCTGACTGTGATGTATAAGTTTTTGCCTGGTATTAGTCCCTTCAGTGTAATCTCATTCTGACTACCTCCCTTTACCTGttgtgtcacagtgtgtgtgtcactaGTGGCATTGACTACATATCCATCAGCTATCAGATGGAACAGCTGTCCAACTGGACAGTGATAGTAGTAGCTGTCTTGTTGACAAGAGTAGGAAGAGAGGGAATGAATCCTGGAGCTAAGGGGATTTACATATGAAATCATGTCAACTATAGTAGTAAAAATACTTACCAGTTACTGTAAGATAACGATTTCTTATAATGTCTGCAGCTGCTACATAACACCTATATACATGATCACCCTATTGACTAATTTTGATTGACTATTGATCACATCTGTACTCCAAGTAACATCAAGTGTAGAAAAATGTGTTTCATTTTGACTAAAAAGGTCTGTCTGGAACTGACAATACAACTGTATCCATTTGGTGGTGATGcacaatttaatatattattattgtataccACTGAATTGTAGGAAATGGCCATCCAGTATATACACATGAAGTTTATAATGTTGTGGAACAACTGTTATATTAGAAGGAAGTCAACAACACTGAAATTTGTGATCTCTACATGTCCTATAGTAGATCAGTAACAAATGACAGTGTTGTACGAGTACAATGAGATATAACTTACTAAATATATGAACAGTGATGATGTGGTAGTCAGCTCAGAACGGAAATTACTAGGTAGACAACACTTAAACTCATCACCACCAAAACCAGATTTCATGAAAAGTAATCTCCATTAGGTCTGTATACAGTGATGTTAGCTGGAG
The genomic region above belongs to Gigantopelta aegis isolate Gae_Host unplaced genomic scaffold, Gae_host_genome ctg3062_pilon_pilon, whole genome shotgun sequence and contains:
- the LOC121391890 gene encoding receptor-type tyrosine-protein phosphatase alpha-like translates to GYGHSKKFIAAQGPLKKTLIDFWSLVWQERPNTIIMVTNLKEGSKTKCEQYWPESYMEPTTFGPFIVTLVDEQRILDCPILVHCSAGVGRTGTFIAVDIALEQASKERVVDIAGIINRLREQRMKMVQTAGYHEKKAFIIAQSPTENTSRDFGR